Proteins co-encoded in one Eremothecium sinecaudum strain ATCC 58844 chromosome VI, complete sequence genomic window:
- the ZUO1 gene encoding zuotin (Syntenic homolog of Ashbya gossypii AGL339C; Syntenic homolog of Saccharomyces cerevisiae YGR285C (ZUO1)): protein MLTLPPLTSDISISINSSANKSAPVRCPIEPVGKHFMHHAQRTLRNHTWSEFERIQAEQNVKEVEGSNVDPDELLFDDELTDMSLLDIKAKDWKSADLYAAMGLSKLRYKATPTQIIKAHRRQVLKHHPDKKSASGVGLEEDNLFKIIQKAFEVLTDTTKRAQYDSCDFNADVLPPKKGTSYDFFEAWGPVFDAESRFSKKQPVPSLGNMETLKEEVEKFYAFWNRFDSWRSFEFLDEEVPDDSSNRDHKRYVERKNIAARNKKKTADNARLAKLVERAMFEDPRIRKFKEEEKKEKERKKWEREAGARAEAEAKAKAEAEAKLKAEEEAAAAAAAKVDKKKAKEAAKAAKKKNKRAIRSAPKEADYFGDADKATIIDEQVSLIVDSIDDEQLSELANKIKDQPKAVLADLAKTLVDSGKVPSSLVSYFI, encoded by the coding sequence ATGTTAACTCTTCCTCCATTAACTAGCGATATATCAATTTCCATCAATTCTTCGGCCAACAAATCCGCTCCTGTTCGTTGTCCAATTGAACCAGTTGGTAAACATTTCATGCACCATGCTCAAAGAACCTTGAGAAACCACACATGGTCTGAATTTGAAAGAATTCAAGCCGAGCAAAATGTTAAAGAAGTTGAAGGCTCCAATGTTGATCCTGATGAATTGCTCTTTGATGATGAGCTCACTGATATGTCATTATTAGACATAAAAGCAAAAGACTGGAAGTCTGCAGACTTATATGCTGCTATGGGTCTATCCAAACTTCGTTACAAAGCTACTCCTACTCAAATTATCAAAGCTCATAGAAGACAAGTGTTGAAGCATCACCCTGACAAAAAGTCTGCTTCTGGCGTGGGCTTGGAAGAGGATAACTTGTTTAAAATTATTCAAAAGGCATTCGAGGTCTTGACCGACACCACTAAGAGAGCTCAGTACGACTCCTGTGATTTTAACGCTGATGTCCTGCCTCCAAAGAAGGGTACTTCCTACGACTTTTTTGAGGCCTGGGGTCCCGTTTTTGACGCCGAGAGTAGATTCTCTAAGAAACAGCCTGTTCCTTCTCTAGGCAATATGGAGACACTAAAGGAAGAAGTCGAAAAGTTTTACGCTTTCTGGAATAGATTTGACTCTTGGAGATCATTTGAGTTCTTGGATGAGGAAGTCCCAGATGACTCCTCCAACAGAGACCACAAGCGTTACGTAGAGAGAAAGAACATTGCTGCTAGaaacaagaagaagactGCAGACAACGCTCGTCTAGCCAAACTTGTTGAAAGAGCAATGTTTGAGGATCCTCGTATTAGAAAATTcaaggaagaagaaaagaaggagaaggaGAGAAAGAAGTGGGAAAGAGAAGCTGGAGCTAGAGCTGAAGCCGAGGCAAAAGCAAAAGCTGAAGCTGAAGCTAAGTTAAAGGCCGAAGAAGAGGCAGCTGCAGCTGCAGCCGCCAAGGTTgacaagaagaaggctAAGGAAGCTGCCAAAGCCGCTAAGAAAAAGAACAAGAGAGCAATTCGTTCTGCGCCAAAAGAAGCTGACTACTTTGGCGATGCTGATAAAGCCACTATTATTGACGAACAAGTCTCATTGATTGTGGACAGCATTGACGATGAACAGCTATCTGAACTTGCCAACAAGATCAAGGACCAACCAAAGGCTGTTTTGGCTGATCTTGCTAAGACTCTTGTTGACTCGGGCAAGGTTCCATCATCTTTGGTCTCATACTTCATCTGA
- the ATM1 gene encoding ATP-binding cassette Fe/S cluster precursor transporter ATM1 (Syntenic homolog of Ashbya gossypii AGL335W; Syntenic homolog of Saccharomyces cerevisiae YMR301C (ATM1)), with the protein MNRLLLLAPTRPSSRLLLSKRYPVSLSNLSTKRSISWHRTVLFQKCQNIWDKSKTENISSNGKSIVSQVDTPKPPVVNQAAKNPAPKSNSKTPTISELRILLDLFKYIWPKGNVKVKSRVVIAIALLVAGKLLNIQVPFFFKSVVDSMNVEWSDAATAIPLVTMITILSYGAARFGSVLFVELRNAVFSKVAQSAISQVSLQTFQHLMKLDLGWHLSRHTGELTRAMDRGCKGISYVLGAMVFHIIPITFEISVVCGILTYQFGASFAAITFSTMLLYSIFTIKTTSWRTQFRKDANKADGKAATVVLDSLINFEAVKYFNNEGYLAQKYHKSLLSYRDSQIKIAQSLAILNSGQSLIFTVALTAMMYMASNGIMQGSLTVGDLVLINQLVFQVSMPLNFLGSVYRDLKQSLIDMESLFKLQTNKVKIQNYERPLMLPENIPHEIKFENVTFGYDPQRLILKNATFTLPAGKKTAIVGYSGSGKSTILKLVFRFYDPQQGRILIDGKDITTIDLNNLRHNIGVVPQDTPLFNDTILENIRFGKIDATQEEIDKAIEKAQLSRLIANLPSGTNTITGERGLMISGGEKQRLAIARVLLKDAPIMFFDEATSALDTYTEQAVLKTIKENFTDGSKTSVFIAHRLRTIADADKIIVLEKGEVLEEGTHISLLSKPDSKYSKLWNIQENVNSIEKSEPL; encoded by the coding sequence ATGAATAGGTTACTGCTGTTGGCTCCAACGAGGCCATCGTCACGCCTACTTCTGAGCAAACGATATCCTGTTTCATTAAGTAACTTGTCTACAAAACGATCAATCAGTTGGCATCGGACTGTTTTATTCCAAAAATGTCAAAATATATGGGACAAATCTAAAACAGAGAATATTTCGTCTAACGGTAAGTCAATTGTTAGCCAGGTAGATACGCCGAAACCGCCTGTGGTTAATCAGGCCGCTAAAAACCCGGCCCCTAAAAGTAATTCCAAGACGCCTACAATTTCTGAGTTAAGAATTCTGCTGGACTTATTCAAGTATATATGGCCTAAGGGAAATGTTAAGGTTAAAAGTCGTGTTGTGATTGCTATTGCGTTGCTAGTTGCAGGTAAGCTTTTGAATATTCAGGTGCCATTTTTCTTTAAGAGCGTAGTTGATTCTATGAATGTCGAATGGAGTGACGCTGCGACAGCGATTCCACTTGTTACTATGATCACGATTCTCTCATATGGTGCTGCGAGGTTTGGATCTGTGCTGTTTGTTGAACTGAGGAATGCTGTGTTTTCTAAAGTTGCACAGAGTGCAATCAGCCAGGTTTCACTACAGACATTTCAGcatttgatgaaattgGACCTTGGATGGCATTTGAGTAGACACACCGGGGAATTAACAAGGGCGATGGATAGAGGTTGTAAAGGTATATCATACGTTCTTGGTGCGATGGTTTTCCATATAATACCAATAACATTTGAGATCTCCGTTGTGTGTGGCATTTTAACGTACCAGTTTGGAGCATCTTTTGCAGCAATTACATTTTCGACCATGTTACTATACTCTATATTTACAATTAAGACTACATCTTGGAGAACGCAGTTTAGAAAAGATGCTAATAAGGCAGATGGAAAGGCTGCAACGGTTGTGTTGGATTCTTTGATTAACTTCGAAGCAGTGAAGTATTTTAATAACGAAGGTTACTTGGCTCAAAAGTATCATAAATCTCTTCTTTCCTATCGCGACTCTCAAATCAAAATTGCACAGTCTTTGGCGATATTGAATTCAGGACAGAGCTTGATTTTTACTGTCGCTTTGACGGCTATGATGTACATGGCAAGTAACGGTATCATGCAGGGCTCACTAACGGTGGGAGATTTGGTGCTAATAAACCAGTTGGTTTTCCAGGTCTCAATGCCATTAAATTTCCTTGGTAGCGTGTACCGTGATCTGAAACAATCGTTGATAGATATGGAATCGCTATTCAAGTTGCAAACTAATAAAGTCAAAATACAGAATTACGAAAGACCACTAATGTTGCCTGAAAATATTCCTCATGAAatcaaatttgaaaatgTGACGTTTGGATATGATCCTCAACGCCTGATCCTAAAAAATGCTACCTTTACGCTCCCCGCGGGTAAGAAAACTGCTATTGTTGGTTATTCTGGGTCAGGCAAATCTACCATCTTAAAACTTGTGTTCAGATTTTACGACCCGCAGCAGGGCAGAATATTGATCGACGGTAAGGATATCACTACCATCGATCTCAATAACTTACGGCATAACATTGGAGTTGTACCCCAGGATACGCCTTTGTTTAACGATACGATCTTGGAAAATATAAGATTCGGAAAGATCGATGCTACGCAAGAGGAAATTGACAAAGCCATAGAGAAGGCCCAGCTATCAAGGCTAATAGCTAACCTTCCATCCGGAACGAACACTATTACTGGAGAACGGGGCCTCATGATCAGTGGTGGAGAGAAGCAGCGGTTAGCAATTGCTCGTGTGCTTCTAAAGGACGCTCCAATTATGTTCTTCGATGAGGCTACTAGCGCACTAGATACTTATACCGAGCAAGCCGTACTGAAGACCATAAAAGAAAACTTTACTGATGGCAGTAAAACAAGCGTTTTCATTGCTCATCGGCTGAGAACAATTGCTGACGCTGACAAGATTATTGTGCTGGAAAAAGGAGAAGTCTTGGAAGAAGGAACTCATATCTCTCTCTTAAGCAAACCCGATTCAAAATACAGTAAACTATGGAATATTCAAGAGAATGTAAACTCTATCGAGAAGAGTGAACCATTATAA
- the ERV29 gene encoding protein ERV29 (Syntenic homolog of Ashbya gossypii AGL340C; Syntenic homolog of Saccharomyces cerevisiae YGR284C (ERV29)), with protein MSYRRQNYNGMPDKPAFAAQPYTSPVPSTYNKRSGQSEMFQKFEQFSKKIEDLTDHPIVQKIVPYTPTIARFFIVATFYEDSIRIASQWPEQVFFLSHFRHFPYMFVVLFLMVVAIFMMIGATMILLRKQTVYATGILCICILSQGFVYGLFSGSTFVLRNFSVIGGLLITFGDSIVKNRITFGMLPELTSKDGRTKGYLLLAGRILIILMFVTFTFGKNWLTIIVTIAGTICIAIGYKTKFASIVLCLILAFYNITLNNYWFYGSAKRDFLKYEFYQNLNIIGGLLLVINTGAGDISFDEKKKIY; from the coding sequence ATGTCATACAGACGTCAAAACTACAACGGTATGCCGGATAAACCAGCATTTGCAGCTCAGCCTTATACAAGTCCTGTCCCGTCAACATATAATAAGAGGTCAGGGCAGTCTGAAATGTTCCAAAAGTTTGAGCAGTTCTCTAAAAAGATTGAAGATCTTACAGATCACCCTATAGTTCAAAAAATTGTGCCATACACTCCAACTATTGCACGTTTTTTTATTGTTGCAACCTTTTATGAAGATTCAATTCGGATTGCTTCGCAATGGCCAGAGCAAGTGTTTTTCCTGTCTCATTTTAGACACTTCCCCTACATGTTTGTTGTGCTGTTCTTAATGGTTGTCGCAATATTTATGATGATTGGTGCTACGATGATTTTGCTGAGGAAGCAGACTGTTTATGCGACTGGGATTCTTTGTATATGCATCCTTTCGCAAGGTTTTGTTTACGGGCTTTTCTCGGGATCTACGTTTGTATTGCGTAACTTTAGTGTTATCGGTGGTCTTTTGATCACATTTGGTGATTCAATTGTTAAGAATCGGATCACTTTTGGTATGCTTCCTGAGTTAACAAGTAAGGATGGCAGGACAAAAGGTTATCTTCTTTTAGCGGGCAGAATTCTGATAATCCTCATGTTTGTTACTTTTACATTTGGAAAGAATTGGCTCACAATAATTGTAACCATCGCTGGGACAATTTGCATTGCCATTGGATACAAAACTAAGTTTGCGTCCATCGTTCTTTGCCTAATTCTCGCCTTCTACAACATTACATTGAATAACTACTGGTTCTATGGCAGCGCCAAGAGAGACTTCCTAAAATACGAGTTCTAC
- the ELP6 gene encoding Elongator subunit ELP6 (Syntenic homolog of Ashbya gossypii AGL338W; Syntenic homolog of Saccharomyces cerevisiae YMR312W (ELP6)) gives MEAQKQDLIVYSDHTTITPSLFKNGTHNMMLVSYRNGSSPVWLLNALLEALVFREPLSLNDTTSSFDRRKITNKLASVVTVASFMHNTNYFTDMLKKSKIPNYCVKLLDFCTDFVLNNLQKSLDNVLQAVLHQFPDSPGSAIILEQPEMLMSLFHISSDDLHSKLISPLMKRCSLLILVTSVDGFDSNAAEFDGGDVIEFARFPVTAFMKSIVCLGLKPLDTGRANDVAGTLRITCGGLLLNNAVHVVETEYLFNIQKETTKLFYR, from the coding sequence ATGGAGGCGCAAAAGCAGGATCTAATAGTTTACAGCGATCATACGACCATTACACCGTCTCTGTTCAAAAATGGTACCCATAATATGATGCTAGTGTCGTATAGGAATGGTTCATCCCCTGTATGGCTTTTAAATGCGTTGCTAGAAGCGTTAGTATTTAGAGAACCGCTTTCTTTAAACGATACTACTTCCTCTTTTGATCGACGGAAGATAACTAACAAGCTTGCTAGCGTGGTTACCGTTGCTTCATTTATGCATAATACAAATTACTTTACAGATATGCTAAAGAAGTCCAAAATACCTAATTACTGCGTCAAATTGTTAGACTTTTGCACTGATTTTGTTCTGAACAATTTACAAAAATCCTTGGACAACGTACTACAAGCTGTATTACACCAATTCCCCGATAGCCCCGGGTCTGCAATCATACTGGAACAGCCAGAAATGCTAATGTCTCTATTCCATATATCTAGTGATGATCTACATTCTAAGTTGATCAGCCCTTTAATGAAGCGATGCTCTTTACTGATTTTGGTTACGTCTGTTGACGGATTTGATAGCAACGCAGCTGAATTTGACGGTGGAGATGTCATAGAGTTTGCGAGATTTCCAGTAACTGCATTCATGAAAAGCATTGTATGTCTTGGTTTAAAACCGCTGGATACCGGTAGAGCTAATGATGTTGCAGGAACTTTGAGAATCACATGCGGCGGCCTCCTACTAAACAATGCGGTTCACGTAGTGGAAACAGAGTACTTGTTCAACATTCAAAAAGAGACTACGAAACTGTTCTACAGATAA
- the PRE5 gene encoding proteasome core particle subunit alpha 6 (Syntenic homolog of Ashbya gossypii AGL336W; Syntenic homolog of Saccharomyces cerevisiae YMR314W (PRE5)) has translation MFRNNYDGDTVTFSPTGRLFQVEYALEAIKQGSATVGLRSKKYVVLVALKRNADDLSSYQKKIIKCDEHMGLSLAGLAPDARVLSNYLRQQCNYSQLVYNRKLSLTKAGHLLSDKAQKNTQSYGGRPYGVGLLLAGYDNSGAHLLEFQPSGNTLEHYGAAIGARSQGAKTYLERVMEEYVEIEDADQLIKHGVEALKHSLKDETLSSKNLSIAIVGEDIPFTIYDGEAVTQYL, from the coding sequence ATGTTCAGGAACAATTATGATGGTGATACTGTTACATTTTCGCCCACTGGGCGTTTGTTTCAGGTCGAGTATGCGTTAGAAGCTATTAAACAGGGTAGCGCGACTGTGGGATTGCGCTCGAAGAAATACGTCGTTTTGGTAGCGCTGAAGAGAAATGCAGACGACCTTTCGTCGTATCAGAAGAAAATTATCAAATGTGATGAGCATATGGGCTTATCGCTTGCTGGTTTAGCTCCTGATGCTCGTGTTCTTTCGAACTATCTAAGACAACAATGTAATTACTCGCAGCTAGTATACAACAGAAAACTATCCTTAACAAAGGCGGGTCACCTGCTCAGTGATAAAGCTCAAAAGAATACGCAGTCGTATGGAGGTAGACCCTACGGTGTAGGGCTATTGTTGGCTGGCTATGACAACAGCGGTGCACATTTACTTGAATTCCAACCTTCTGGTAATACGCTTGAACATTACGGAGCTGCTATTGGGGCGCGGTCGCAAGGAGCTAAAACCTATCTTGAGAGAGTTATGGAGGAGTATGTCGAGATTGAAGATGCGGATCAATTGATTAAACATGGCGTTGAAGCGCTGAAGCATTCCTTGAAGGACGAAACTTTGAGTTCCAAAAACCTTTCCATTGCCATTGTTGGAGAAGATATACCTTTTACTATATACGATGGTGAAGCGGTTACACAATACCTATAG
- the TGL3 gene encoding bifunctional triglyceride lipase/lysophosphatidylethanolamine acyltransferase (Syntenic homolog of Ashbya gossypii AGL337C; Syntenic homolog of Saccharomyces cerevisiae YMR313C (TGL3)), whose protein sequence is MPMYRYLLTLLYALLNHVPKTVWAVLQVIVDTYKFWCEKLFTSMRPVSRSVYQDAIAELDNCSSFKEWYEQAKLVDEITGADLWRRNFASQRYDFHLVLEQYQLIAEALDNGNAAVLVQKFTAVGPTMLRNFAGILDKRLFTKSLCGTKLLIEIYLDKVVEYLRYLSKLPEQVPISIFQRCRASLGTTALVLQGGSLFGLYHLGVIKGLLLQGLLPNVLSGSSMGACIASFCGTLTNEQLQELFNEDRLLTLIKEDITLLKQSGYGNIDQNLSLGTLIENVVHKGYSKDVFLFIRFVQKHIVKELTFEEAFLRTGKILNIVVHSSDPNACPPLLNYVTAPNTLISSAIDCSLGSGVLSDDTRLLCKDLQNKIINYLPEGKNVKFVAPRSVNENGTVSSPYTRLTELFNVNNFIVSLARPYLAPLVLSDLKHEIKTSKYYYYKSYPRYDLQGVSPQHLLNLEDVEPLAYKLKYHVERKLKHILTLELRHRFDVLGNLGLLSGWVSKFADDEKIPRSATEVTIVPKLKSLSLSRVVEGQLDNIPYWIECGERSCWPVLPLIKTRCIVEYTIDDIIKQRRQQNNT, encoded by the coding sequence ATGCCTATGTACCGCTATCTGCTAACTTTGCTATATGCATTGTTAAATCATGTGCCTAAGACAGTTTGGGCCGTGCTACAGGTTATTGTCGATACGTACAAGTTTTGGTGTGAGAAGTTATTCACATCAATGAGACCAGTCTCACGTTCTGTTTATCAAGATGCTATTGCAGAATTGGATAACTGTAGTTCCTTTAAGGAGTGGTATGAGCAAGCGAAATTGGTCGATGAGATCACAGGGGCCGACTTATGGCGGCGAAATTTTGCATCGCAGAGGTATGATTTCCATTTGGTTTTAGAGCAGTACCAATTGATTGCTGAAGCATTGGATAATGGTAACGCAGCTGTTCTTGTACAAAAGTTTACGGCAGTGGGGCCTACAATGTTGCGAAACTTCGCGGGTATTTTGGACAAACGGCTATTCACAAAATCCCTATGTGGGACCAAACTACTGATTGAAATATATCTTGATAAGGTAGTAGAGTACTTGCGGTACTTAAGTAAGCTGCCGGAGCAGGTTCCGATATCGATTTTCCAGCGGTGCAGGGCGTCGTTGGGGACAACGGCTTTAGTGTTACAGGGCGGCTCGCTATTTGGACTTTACCATTTGGGGGTAATTAAGGGCCTTCTCCTCCAGGGACTACTTCCGAATGTACTCAGTGGGAGTTCTATGGGCGCTTGTATTGCTAGTTTCTGTGGTACACTCACTAATGAGCAGTTGCAAGAGCTTTTTAATGAGGATAGGCTATTAACGCTGATCAAGGAAGACATCACATTGTTAAAGCAATCTGGGTACGGAAATATCGATCAGAATTTGAGCTTGGGGACATTAATTGAAAATGTTGTCCACAAGGGTTATTCCAAGGATGTATTTTTGTTCATCCGTTTTGTTCAAAAACACATTGTAAAAGAGCTCACATTTGAGGAAGCTTTTTTGCGTACAGGCAAAATCCTGAATATTGTGGTACATTCAAGTGATCCCAATGCATGTCCACCTCTACTAAATTATGTTACTGCCCCTAATACGTTAATTTCGAGTGCCATAGATTGCAGTCTTGGATCTGGAGTACTGTCTGATGACACTAGACTGCTATGCAAAGATCTACaaaataaaataattaATTATCTCCCAGAAGGCAAAAATGTCAAGTTCGTTGCTCCGCGGAGTGTTAATGAGAATGGAACCGTGTCTTCGCCGTATACTCGCTTAACAGAGTTGTTCAATGTAAACAATTTTATTGTGTCGTTGGCCAGACCATATCTCGCCCCCCTGGTGTTATCAGATCTTAAACATGAGATTAAGACTTCCAAGTACTATTATTACAAGTCATACCCAAGATATGATCTTCAAGGAGTATCTCCACAGCATCTCTTAAATCTGGAGGATGTCGAGCCATTGGCATACAAACTCAAATACCACGTTGAACGAAAGCTAAAGCATATTTTAACATTAGAGTTGCGCCATCGCTTTGATGTTCTCGGTAATTTGGGTTTATTGTCGGGATGGGTTAGTAAGTTTGCCGATGATGAGAAGATTCCCAGAAGTGCGACAGAAGTCACAATTGTACCTAAGTTAAAGTCTTTAAGCCTCAGTAGAGTCGTCGAAGGACAGTTAGATAATATCCCGTACTGGATTGAATGTGGCGAGCGAAGCTGCTGGCCAGTTTTGCCACTAATTAAAACACGTTGCATAGTCGAGTATACAATTGATGATATCATCAAGCAAAGAAGGCAACAAAATAATACCTAG